In a genomic window of Prochlorococcus marinus subsp. marinus str. CCMP1375:
- a CDS encoding cation:proton antiporter codes for MTPERLGLLWGVTVFAGAGARLLSVITGFPGVVLLLLSGLLIGRSGLGLVEPLDLGQGLEIIVGLLVSLVLFDGGLNLRLPGDTIKTTVFRILVIRLFISFAAVWIAAHLLAGLAWNVSAVYSAIVLATGPTVVTPLVQQIRLAAPLGDVLEAEGLVLEPVGAVLALLLLELLVGDLHGWKELVFGLLARLGGGVAIGSFAGWILSEGLKRIKADSAIGIRLQITLGVLFLLYGICEWILPESGLPASVAAGFIVGRSPSIEVDKLDELIRELAQLAITMLFPLLAADVSWSELSPLGWGGVSCVLVLMLVVRPMAVSLATIGLPLDFKQRLFLGWLAPRGIVTAAVASLFAIRLEQAGVLGAGRLQGLVFLTILMTVGIQGLTAKPLAKKLGLLAED; via the coding sequence ATGACTCCTGAGCGTCTAGGACTGCTTTGGGGAGTCACTGTTTTTGCAGGTGCTGGAGCAAGACTCTTGTCAGTTATTACTGGCTTCCCTGGAGTTGTTTTGCTTCTACTCTCTGGTTTATTGATAGGTAGATCTGGACTAGGACTTGTTGAGCCGCTTGACTTGGGTCAAGGCCTTGAAATAATTGTGGGCTTACTAGTGAGTCTAGTTTTGTTTGATGGAGGCTTAAACCTTCGATTACCTGGAGACACTATAAAAACAACAGTTTTTCGTATTTTAGTAATCAGGCTGTTTATTTCTTTTGCGGCAGTATGGATAGCTGCTCATCTTCTTGCGGGATTGGCTTGGAATGTTTCTGCTGTATATAGCGCAATTGTTCTGGCAACTGGTCCAACTGTGGTTACTCCTCTTGTACAGCAGATTCGATTGGCTGCACCGCTAGGAGATGTTCTTGAGGCTGAAGGATTGGTTTTAGAGCCTGTGGGAGCAGTTTTAGCATTGCTTTTACTTGAATTATTGGTTGGAGACCTTCATGGATGGAAAGAACTGGTGTTTGGTTTATTAGCAAGATTGGGTGGAGGAGTTGCTATTGGATCATTCGCAGGATGGATTCTTTCCGAAGGCCTTAAAAGAATTAAGGCTGATTCAGCAATAGGAATAAGGCTTCAAATAACTTTGGGGGTTTTGTTTTTGTTATATGGAATTTGTGAATGGATTCTGCCTGAGTCAGGATTACCTGCTTCTGTTGCTGCAGGTTTCATTGTAGGAAGAAGTCCATCGATTGAGGTCGACAAATTAGATGAATTGATTAGAGAGTTGGCACAATTAGCTATCACAATGCTTTTCCCACTTCTTGCTGCAGATGTTTCTTGGAGTGAATTAAGCCCTTTAGGATGGGGAGGTGTGAGTTGTGTATTGGTATTGATGCTTGTGGTTCGACCAATGGCAGTAAGCCTTGCAACTATTGGCTTGCCATTGGATTTTAAACAACGTTTATTCCTTGGTTGGTTGGCCCCAAGAGGCATTGTTACTGCTGCAGTTGCGTCACTTTTTGCTATACGACTTGAACAAGCAGGAGTATTAGGCGCTGGTCGACTTCAAGGGTTAGTTTTTTTAACTATTTTAATGACTGTAGGTATTCAAGGGCTAACAGCAAAGCCATTGGCTAAAAAACTGGGATTACTTGCTGAGGATTAG
- the gltX gene encoding glutamate--tRNA ligase, with translation MKVRVRLAPSPTGSLHIGTARTALFNWLFAQRNKGSFLIRIEDTDKERSKDEFTSNILEGLQWLGLKWDEAPIIQSKRIHEHKEAIKSLINKGLAYRCFATEEELQTMRDAQINSGEAPRYDNRHRKLTKEQEQKFIKDGRSAVIRFRIEDEESVHWNDMVRGPIHWNSKDLGGDMVISRRAPANEIGDPLYNLVVVLDDAAMEITHVIRGEDHIANTAKQLLLYKALGFKEPSFAHTPLILNKDGRKLSKRDGVTSISDFKTMGYTSQAMTNYMTLLGWSPPEGMGEKFTLKESSSVFDFDRVNNAGAKFDWDKLQWLNSQEIHNWSNEKLLDSLIPLWTKEGWNLSSKDWGLKLVHLIKPSLILINDGIEESRVFFEEPLLKKDAIQQLEIPRAKEALKFICRKLEETPWHGKENEIAIELITSCSKSLDIKKGIIMKSLRAALLGTLQGPDLITSWGLLAMMENDQARIKRCL, from the coding sequence TTGAAAGTTAGAGTAAGACTTGCTCCTAGTCCAACAGGTTCTTTGCATATAGGCACTGCACGAACTGCTTTATTCAACTGGTTATTTGCTCAAAGAAACAAAGGTTCCTTCTTGATTCGAATAGAAGATACTGATAAAGAGAGATCGAAAGATGAATTCACCTCTAATATCCTTGAAGGTCTTCAATGGCTTGGATTGAAATGGGATGAAGCTCCAATCATTCAAAGCAAGCGAATTCATGAACATAAGGAAGCTATTAAGAGCTTGATTAATAAAGGTCTTGCATATAGATGTTTCGCAACTGAAGAAGAGTTGCAAACAATGAGAGATGCTCAAATCAATTCTGGAGAAGCCCCTCGTTATGACAATCGTCATAGAAAACTAACGAAAGAACAAGAACAAAAATTTATTAAAGATGGAAGATCAGCTGTGATCCGTTTTCGAATTGAGGATGAAGAATCTGTCCATTGGAACGACATGGTTAGAGGTCCTATTCACTGGAATAGTAAAGATTTAGGGGGGGATATGGTTATATCTCGAAGAGCTCCAGCAAATGAAATTGGTGATCCTTTATACAACTTGGTTGTTGTATTAGATGATGCGGCAATGGAAATTACTCATGTGATCAGAGGAGAAGACCATATAGCGAATACAGCAAAACAATTGCTTTTATATAAGGCCCTTGGTTTTAAAGAGCCATCATTTGCTCATACACCCTTAATCCTAAATAAGGATGGCCGAAAGCTTTCTAAACGCGATGGTGTTACTTCAATCAGCGATTTTAAAACCATGGGTTATACATCTCAAGCAATGACCAACTACATGACTCTTCTAGGCTGGTCTCCTCCTGAAGGGATGGGAGAAAAATTTACCTTAAAAGAATCTTCTTCAGTATTCGACTTTGATCGAGTTAATAATGCAGGTGCAAAGTTTGATTGGGACAAACTTCAATGGCTAAATTCTCAAGAAATACATAATTGGTCAAATGAAAAACTTCTTGATTCCCTAATCCCTCTTTGGACAAAAGAAGGTTGGAATTTATCCAGTAAAGACTGGGGGTTAAAACTTGTCCATCTAATTAAGCCATCACTTATTCTCATAAATGATGGGATTGAAGAAAGCAGAGTCTTTTTTGAAGAGCCCTTGCTAAAAAAAGATGCGATTCAACAATTAGAAATACCAAGAGCTAAAGAAGCTTTGAAATTCATATGTAGAAAATTGGAGGAAACTCCTTGGCATGGGAAAGAAAATGAAATAGCTATTGAATTAATAACTAGTTGTTCTAAATCATTAGATATAAAGAAAGGAATAATAATGAAAAGTCTTAGAGCAGCTTTACTTGGTACCCTTCAAGGCCCCGACTTAATCACATCATGGGGACTTCTCGCAATGATGGAGAATGACCAAGCAAGAATTAAAAGGTGTTTATAA
- a CDS encoding hyperconserved protein Hcp: MELDLQPGDVVKVLESAALGWVRARVIRVKSGGRVVVQSDQGREFTARGNQVRLIEPAGFRP, encoded by the coding sequence ATGGAGTTAGATCTTCAACCAGGTGATGTAGTAAAAGTCCTTGAGTCTGCAGCTCTTGGCTGGGTTAGGGCACGTGTAATACGAGTCAAATCTGGTGGGAGGGTTGTAGTACAAAGCGATCAAGGTCGAGAATTTACTGCTAGAGGGAATCAAGTTAGGCTTATTGAACCAGCTGGTTTTCGCCCTTAA
- the rplS gene encoding 50S ribosomal protein L19, which yields MTEDLKNTSPSKEESNEIEESSKATPKATRETKPKDSPSKTKLSAQALIAQFEKSQQKKKVPEVYVGDTVRVGVRISEGNKERVQPYEGVIIAKRHGGLNQTITVRRIFQGVGVERVFMVHSPQVASIKVERRGKVRRAKLFYLRDRVGKATRVKQRFDR from the coding sequence ATGACGGAAGATTTAAAAAATACCTCTCCAAGCAAAGAGGAAAGCAATGAAATTGAAGAGTCCTCCAAAGCAACTCCAAAGGCAACCCGTGAGACTAAACCTAAGGACTCTCCTTCAAAAACAAAGCTAAGCGCTCAGGCTCTTATTGCTCAGTTTGAGAAGTCACAACAAAAAAAGAAAGTCCCTGAGGTCTATGTAGGAGATACTGTTCGTGTAGGAGTGCGCATAAGTGAAGGGAATAAAGAACGAGTTCAGCCCTATGAAGGAGTAATTATTGCTAAACGTCATGGAGGGTTAAATCAAACTATTACTGTCCGTCGCATCTTCCAAGGAGTTGGTGTCGAGAGAGTATTCATGGTGCATAGCCCACAAGTCGCTTCTATTAAAGTTGAGCGTCGCGGTAAAGTGAGAAGAGCGAAGCTTTTTTATCTGCGTGATCGTGTTGGTAAAGCCACTCGAGTCAAGCAGCGCTTCGATCGCTGA
- the map gene encoding type I methionyl aminopeptidase, translating into MNKLFADLLASSSGSKNNQGPRIQKRRGVEIKSAREVQIMRKSSHIVATVLSEINKIVEPGMTTGGLDEYAERRIREMGAVPSFKGYHGFPASICASINNEVVHGIPDLKRVIKAGDLLKVDTGAFFDGYHGDSCITICVGDVSEEASKLSRVANEALMAGLSQIRANNTLLDIAGAIEDHVTKNNFSVVEDYTGHGVGRNLHEEPSVFNFRTNDLPNIRLREGMTLAVEPILNAGSKGCRTLQDQWTVVTKDGSLSAQWEHTILVTKKGFEILTDRS; encoded by the coding sequence ATGAACAAACTATTTGCTGATTTACTTGCTTCATCTTCAGGGTCTAAGAACAATCAAGGGCCCCGCATTCAGAAGAGAAGAGGAGTGGAAATAAAGTCAGCTAGAGAGGTTCAGATCATGCGTAAGTCGAGTCATATAGTTGCAACTGTTCTTAGTGAAATAAATAAAATTGTTGAGCCTGGAATGACTACAGGTGGGTTAGATGAATATGCCGAAAGGAGGATTAGAGAGATGGGAGCTGTGCCAAGTTTTAAGGGTTATCATGGCTTCCCTGCAAGTATTTGTGCAAGTATTAATAATGAAGTTGTTCATGGAATACCAGATTTAAAAAGAGTAATTAAGGCTGGAGATTTATTGAAAGTTGATACGGGTGCATTTTTTGATGGTTATCACGGAGATAGCTGCATAACAATTTGTGTTGGAGATGTTTCTGAAGAAGCGAGTAAATTAAGTAGAGTCGCAAATGAAGCATTAATGGCTGGATTATCACAAATAAGGGCTAATAATACCCTTTTAGATATAGCTGGAGCAATAGAAGATCACGTAACAAAAAATAATTTCAGTGTTGTTGAAGATTATACAGGCCACGGGGTAGGTCGGAACCTTCATGAAGAGCCTTCTGTTTTTAATTTTCGTACAAACGATCTTCCAAATATTAGACTGCGTGAAGGAATGACTTTGGCTGTTGAGCCAATACTTAATGCAGGGAGTAAAGGATGCAGAACACTTCAGGATCAATGGACAGTTGTTACCAAAGATGGAAGCTTATCTGCTCAATGGGAACATACAATTTTGGTAACTAAAAAAGGTTTTGAAATATTGACAGACCGCTCTTGA
- a CDS encoding SDR family oxidoreductase, whose translation MSFLLKEMINREASKQPWAQRRIAITGASGTLGMALSKAIRAKGGFVIGLTHKSNYNENNTSDEGPQQWVHWECGKEKELEELFKTIDVLVLNHGINPGGNLDSEGLNLALEINALSNWRLIENFEKIIFNEKENTTQKEIWVNTSEAEIQPAFSPSYEISKRLIGQLVSFKYNSLTQIEKSKLKIRKIILGPFRSKLNPIGIMNVQWVASQVICQASLGFKLIIVTPNPITYFVMPITEIFRGLYFRIFENK comes from the coding sequence ATGTCTTTTCTTCTAAAGGAAATGATTAATAGAGAGGCTTCTAAGCAACCTTGGGCACAGCGCAGAATTGCAATCACTGGTGCTTCAGGCACTCTTGGAATGGCGCTATCCAAAGCAATTCGTGCAAAGGGAGGTTTTGTGATTGGCCTAACACATAAATCAAACTATAACGAAAATAATACTTCGGATGAAGGTCCCCAGCAGTGGGTGCATTGGGAATGCGGGAAAGAGAAAGAACTTGAAGAACTATTTAAAACTATCGATGTCTTAGTTCTTAATCATGGAATCAATCCAGGCGGGAACCTAGATAGTGAAGGGCTAAACCTTGCACTTGAAATAAATGCTTTAAGTAATTGGCGTTTAATTGAAAATTTTGAAAAGATTATTTTTAATGAAAAAGAAAATACAACTCAGAAAGAAATTTGGGTTAATACCTCAGAAGCTGAAATACAACCTGCATTCAGCCCATCTTATGAAATAAGTAAAAGACTAATTGGACAATTAGTTAGCTTTAAATATAATTCATTGACTCAAATAGAAAAATCTAAGTTAAAAATCAGGAAAATTATATTAGGTCCATTCCGTTCAAAATTAAATCCTATTGGCATAATGAATGTGCAATGGGTGGCAAGTCAAGTAATATGCCAAGCATCTTTAGGGTTTAAATTGATAATTGTAACGCCAAATCCTATAACTTATTTTGTAATGCCTATCACAGAGATTTTTAGAGGTTTATATTTTAGAATTTTTGAAAATAAATGA
- a CDS encoding phosphotransacetylase family protein, with amino-acid sequence MGKTLMIGSCEPFSGKSALVLGIARYLRAINVSVRIGKPLATSIELVDGERASQSHLIDDDVKFIGSIIGLSEELLIPSVDLLASDTAEKRLLESVLEPGEGFEGLKEKLDDSFEGLNLLEAAGSIHEGLLYGLSLEKLAKNFGSKVLLVHLWKDSRSIDELLAAKEQLGDSLLGVVLNAVTPDELKELKDNVVPALKKLEIDVFGVMPRSPLLRSVTVEELVRRLKARVICCSDKLELMVETLSIGAMNVNSAMEFFRKRRNMAVVTGADRTDIQLAALEASTQCLILTGAGEPLPQLINRAEELEVPLLKVDKDTLSTVEVIEQAFGHVRLHEAVKATYAFRLVEEHCDLQRLFRFLGM; translated from the coding sequence ATGGGTAAGACCTTAATGATCGGGTCTTGTGAGCCTTTTAGTGGGAAGTCAGCTTTAGTATTAGGAATTGCTCGATACCTTAGGGCCATAAATGTATCAGTACGTATTGGTAAGCCTCTTGCTACTAGTATTGAGTTAGTTGATGGTGAAAGGGCATCACAGTCTCATTTAATTGACGATGATGTTAAATTCATTGGCTCAATTATCGGTTTATCGGAAGAGTTGTTAATCCCTTCAGTAGATCTCTTGGCATCAGATACTGCAGAGAAGCGTTTACTTGAATCGGTTCTTGAACCAGGAGAAGGTTTCGAAGGATTAAAAGAAAAATTAGATGATTCTTTTGAGGGCTTAAATCTTCTTGAGGCTGCAGGGAGTATTCACGAAGGATTGCTTTATGGTTTAAGCCTGGAAAAATTGGCTAAGAATTTTGGCTCGAAAGTTTTGTTGGTTCATTTATGGAAGGATAGTCGAAGCATCGATGAGTTGTTAGCAGCAAAGGAGCAGCTTGGGGATAGTCTTTTAGGAGTCGTTTTGAATGCTGTTACACCTGATGAGCTAAAGGAACTTAAAGATAATGTGGTTCCTGCTTTGAAAAAGCTTGAAATTGATGTTTTTGGTGTAATGCCACGTTCACCTCTTCTTAGAAGTGTCACTGTTGAAGAATTAGTTAGACGACTTAAAGCTCGGGTTATATGTTGCTCAGACAAGCTTGAATTAATGGTTGAGACATTAAGTATTGGAGCAATGAATGTCAATTCAGCGATGGAATTTTTTCGTAAGCGAAGGAATATGGCAGTAGTTACTGGTGCTGATAGGACGGATATTCAGTTAGCTGCCCTAGAAGCTTCTACTCAATGCTTGATTCTTACAGGTGCTGGAGAACCATTGCCGCAACTAATCAATAGAGCTGAGGAATTGGAAGTACCGTTGTTAAAAGTTGATAAGGATACTCTCTCCACAGTCGAAGTTATAGAACAAGCTTTTGGACATGTTCGATTACATGAAGCTGTAAAGGCAACTTATGCATTCCGGTTGGTTGAGGAACATTGTGATCTGCAAAGATTATTTAGGTTTCTAGGCATGTAG
- a CDS encoding YajQ family cyclic di-GMP-binding protein yields MPASYSFDVVSDFDRQELVNTIDQVQREVSQRYDLKDSNTELNLVDEEIIIHTASDMTLKAVVDIVLQKATKRNLSLKIFDFQDPEASSGNRLKQVVLLKKGLAQDVAKKLSKSIRDQLKKVNVAIQGNSLRVTGKSKDDLQLAIEILRKQEDGLEIPLQFENYR; encoded by the coding sequence ATGCCAGCTTCTTATTCATTTGACGTAGTTTCTGATTTTGACCGTCAGGAGCTTGTTAATACGATTGATCAAGTACAAAGAGAAGTTTCTCAACGCTATGACCTTAAAGATTCAAATACAGAGCTTAATCTTGTAGACGAAGAGATTATTATTCACACTGCCAGTGATATGACTTTGAAAGCTGTTGTAGACATTGTTTTGCAAAAGGCTACTAAGAGGAATCTTTCTCTAAAGATTTTTGACTTTCAAGATCCTGAAGCCTCATCTGGTAACAGATTGAAGCAAGTTGTTCTTTTAAAGAAAGGTCTTGCTCAAGATGTTGCAAAGAAGCTAAGTAAATCAATTAGGGATCAACTAAAGAAAGTAAATGTCGCAATTCAAGGAAATAGTTTAAGAGTTACAGGAAAGAGTAAAGATGACTTGCAGCTTGCAATAGAAATACTCAGGAAACAAGAGGATGGCCTTGAAATCCCATTGCAGTTTGAGAATTACAGGTGA
- a CDS encoding prohibitin family protein, which produces MTNPIRNVTPGGSGGGAATLALIVSFTGILLLTQALFIVPAGQVAVVTTLGKVSGGARRPGLNFKVPFVQSTFPFNVQTQVRPEEFESLTKDLQVISATATVKYALKPSEAGRVFRTISYNDREIYNRIIKPSLLKALKSVFSKYELVTIASSWSDISSIVEKTVAEEISQFDYVDIQGLDLTGLEIAEEYRAAIEQKQIAEQQLLRAQTEVKIAEQEAIRYDTLNRSLDDQVLFKLFLDKWDGKTQVVPALPGTNGSNTPVIVGGRRN; this is translated from the coding sequence ATGACTAATCCAATTCGCAATGTAACCCCTGGAGGATCAGGTGGTGGTGCTGCAACTTTAGCTCTAATAGTGTCATTTACAGGGATATTATTACTTACACAAGCTTTGTTTATTGTTCCTGCTGGTCAAGTGGCCGTTGTGACTACCTTGGGAAAAGTAAGTGGAGGTGCTAGGCGACCAGGCTTGAACTTTAAAGTTCCTTTTGTACAATCTACTTTTCCGTTCAACGTACAAACTCAAGTTAGGCCAGAGGAATTTGAGTCTTTAACTAAAGATTTGCAGGTAATATCAGCTACCGCAACAGTCAAATATGCTCTTAAGCCAAGTGAGGCTGGGCGGGTTTTTAGAACTATCTCTTACAACGATAGAGAAATCTATAATCGGATAATTAAACCTTCTTTACTAAAGGCACTTAAATCTGTTTTCTCTAAATATGAATTGGTAACTATTGCAAGTTCATGGAGTGATATTTCTTCAATAGTTGAGAAAACTGTTGCAGAAGAAATAAGCCAGTTTGATTATGTAGACATACAAGGGCTTGATCTTACAGGATTAGAAATAGCAGAGGAATATAGAGCAGCGATTGAGCAAAAACAGATTGCTGAGCAGCAACTTTTAAGAGCACAAACTGAAGTTAAAATTGCTGAGCAGGAGGCAATACGTTATGACACACTTAATAGAAGTCTTGATGATCAGGTTTTGTTTAAATTATTCTTAGATAAGTGGGATGGCAAAACCCAGGTTGTTCCTGCATTGCCAGGAACAAATGGTTCGAATACTCCTGTAATAGTGGGCGGTAGAAGAAATTAG
- the hemL gene encoding glutamate-1-semialdehyde 2,1-aminomutase, giving the protein MTNAFNTSNSQAVFHAAQELMPGGVSSPVRAFKSVNGDPIVFDRVKGAYAWDLDGNRFIDYVGSWGPAICGHSHPEVIASLQEALEKGTSFGAPCELENKLAEMVIEAVPSVEMVRFVNSGTEACMAVLRLMRAFTGRDKLIKFEGCYHGHADMFLVKAGSGVATLGLPDSPGVPRSTTSNTLTAPYNDLEAVKNLFAENPDAIAGVILEPIVGNAGFIQPEPGFLEGLRELTKENGSLLVFDEVMTGFRISYGGAQGRFGVTPDLTTMGKVIGGGLPVGAYGGRKDIMSMVAPAGPMYQAGTLSGNPLAMTAGIKTLEILQQEGTYERLASITNRLINGICESAKQAGIPITGSSISGMFGFYLCEGPVRNFEEAKQTNSDYFGKLHRAMLAKGVYLAPSAFEAGFTSLAHSEEDIDSTLKAFNECFNELSQ; this is encoded by the coding sequence GTGACAAACGCCTTCAACACAAGTAATTCCCAAGCCGTATTTCATGCGGCTCAAGAGTTGATGCCTGGCGGCGTGAGCTCTCCCGTTCGTGCTTTTAAGTCTGTCAATGGTGATCCAATCGTCTTTGATCGGGTTAAGGGAGCATATGCGTGGGATTTAGATGGGAATCGCTTTATCGACTATGTAGGAAGTTGGGGGCCTGCAATATGTGGGCATTCTCACCCTGAGGTTATTGCGTCACTGCAAGAAGCGTTAGAAAAAGGAACAAGTTTTGGAGCGCCTTGTGAGCTTGAAAACAAGCTTGCGGAAATGGTTATTGAAGCTGTTCCTAGTGTTGAGATGGTTCGTTTCGTTAATAGCGGCACAGAAGCCTGTATGGCGGTACTTCGCCTTATGAGAGCTTTTACAGGAAGAGATAAGCTAATTAAATTTGAAGGGTGCTATCACGGGCATGCTGATATGTTCCTGGTCAAAGCAGGCTCAGGGGTAGCAACGCTTGGGCTGCCAGATTCTCCTGGCGTTCCAAGAAGTACAACTTCCAATACTCTAACTGCGCCCTATAACGATCTAGAAGCTGTTAAAAACCTCTTCGCAGAAAACCCTGATGCAATTGCTGGAGTGATTCTGGAGCCAATCGTTGGGAATGCAGGTTTCATCCAACCCGAACCAGGTTTCTTAGAAGGACTCAGAGAACTAACAAAAGAAAATGGCTCACTGCTTGTATTTGATGAAGTAATGACTGGATTCAGAATCAGCTATGGAGGAGCTCAAGGCCGCTTTGGAGTAACCCCTGATCTTACGACTATGGGGAAAGTCATTGGAGGAGGCCTTCCAGTGGGTGCTTATGGAGGAAGAAAAGACATCATGTCTATGGTCGCTCCAGCTGGGCCTATGTATCAAGCAGGGACATTGAGTGGAAATCCACTTGCTATGACAGCAGGAATTAAAACATTGGAAATTCTTCAACAAGAAGGTACCTATGAACGCTTAGCAAGTATTACGAACAGGCTCATAAATGGAATATGTGAATCTGCTAAACAAGCTGGCATACCAATCACTGGAAGCAGTATTAGTGGGATGTTTGGCTTCTATTTATGTGAAGGCCCTGTGAGGAATTTTGAAGAAGCTAAACAAACAAACTCTGATTATTTTGGAAAGCTTCATAGAGCAATGCTTGCAAAAGGAGTTTATCTTGCTCCAAGTGCATTTGAAGCGGGCTTTACATCATTAGCACACTCAGAAGAAGATATTGACTCAACTTTAAAGGCATTTAACGAGTGTTTTAACGAACTAAGTCAATAG
- the xth gene encoding exodeoxyribonuclease III produces the protein MLFATWNVNSIRTRLSQVEEFLDETQPDLLCLQETKVEDKLFPRESIEKRGYQVSFYGQKAYNGVALISNQKLDDIRLGISGELVNNQVSTFLDEQKRIISALINGIRVVNVYVPNGSSLDSEKYIYKLKWLDHLKKYFESQEERSEPLCLMGDFNIVLEEKDIHNPKRFNNGIMASLSEREALQNVLGTRLEDVFRLFEADTGHWSWWDYRSGAWQKDQGWRIDHIYLSEELINNARSCVIHKKARGNIQPSDHAPVLVDINWPPQEDNENSLFY, from the coding sequence GTGTTATTTGCAACTTGGAATGTAAACTCAATTCGCACTAGGCTTAGCCAAGTAGAAGAATTTCTAGACGAAACACAGCCAGACTTGTTATGCCTTCAAGAGACAAAAGTGGAAGACAAGTTATTTCCACGGGAAAGCATAGAAAAAAGAGGCTATCAAGTTAGTTTTTATGGACAAAAAGCCTATAATGGGGTTGCCTTAATTAGCAATCAAAAGTTAGATGATATTAGGCTAGGGATAAGCGGCGAGCTTGTTAATAATCAAGTATCTACTTTTTTAGATGAACAAAAAAGAATTATAAGTGCTTTGATTAATGGAATAAGAGTTGTAAATGTATATGTTCCCAACGGGTCTTCCTTGGATTCTGAAAAATATATATACAAGCTTAAGTGGTTAGATCATTTAAAGAAATACTTTGAATCTCAAGAAGAAAGATCTGAGCCTTTATGTCTCATGGGAGATTTTAATATTGTTCTTGAAGAAAAGGATATTCATAATCCAAAACGATTTAACAATGGCATTATGGCTAGTCTTTCCGAGCGAGAGGCTCTCCAAAATGTATTAGGTACTCGACTAGAAGACGTGTTCAGACTTTTCGAGGCAGATACTGGCCATTGGAGCTGGTGGGACTATCGAAGTGGAGCTTGGCAAAAAGACCAAGGTTGGAGGATAGACCACATTTATCTAAGTGAAGAGTTGATTAATAATGCAAGAAGCTGCGTAATACATAAAAAAGCACGTGGAAACATTCAACCAAGTGACCATGCGCCTGTCTTGGTAGATATCAATTGGCCGCCGCAAGAGGATAACGAAAATTCTCTGTTCTATTAA